A window from Candidatus Bathyarchaeota archaeon A05DMB-5 encodes these proteins:
- a CDS encoding ECF transporter S component produces MLTEKTISTRSLAVTAVFTALVCVVTILFSIYVPATEGFFNIGESMVFLSALLFGPFVGAFAGGVGSMLADLILGYPHYAPATLIIKACEGAVVGTLKSKNPKFCTKIQWKFLTLALGIVAGFLLGWVGTTRYSGDVELTLGWGTFAFYVPPEVWITLGIITALAIAALGRLSDPEFGWTIFSVIVGGFVMVLGYFLYQMFLIYPLFKIEVVAITEIPVNIGQMLIGLIIAIPVAKIVLQRLPQLKS; encoded by the coding sequence ATGCTAACGGAGAAAACGATTTCAACACGTAGTTTGGCGGTCACAGCGGTCTTCACAGCGCTTGTTTGCGTTGTAACAATACTTTTTTCCATATACGTACCTGCAACAGAGGGATTCTTTAACATAGGCGAGTCTATGGTTTTTCTTTCCGCTCTTCTTTTCGGACCTTTCGTGGGAGCCTTCGCCGGCGGAGTAGGCTCCATGTTAGCTGACCTAATCTTAGGTTATCCACACTACGCGCCAGCCACGCTTATAATTAAGGCTTGTGAAGGCGCTGTTGTAGGAACACTTAAAAGCAAAAATCCGAAGTTCTGCACCAAGATTCAATGGAAGTTTTTAACTTTAGCTTTAGGTATCGTTGCTGGTTTCTTGCTCGGTTGGGTTGGCACTACCCGCTACAGTGGCGACGTAGAACTAACACTAGGCTGGGGAACATTCGCCTTTTATGTCCCTCCAGAAGTATGGATAACGCTCGGAATAATAACAGCCCTAGCCATAGCTGCCTTAGGCCGTTTAAGCGACCCGGAGTTTGGATGGACAATTTTTTCCGTAATCGTCGGCGGCTTCGTCATGGTTTTGGGGTATTTCCTTTACCAAATGTTCCTAATTTATCCACTTTTCAAAATCGAAGTAGTAGCTATAACTGAGATTCCAGTAAATATTGGGCAGATGCTTATTGGGTTAATCATCGCAATACCTGTAGCGAAAATTGTTTTGCAGCGTCTACCACAACTTAAAAGCTAA
- the thrC gene encoding threonine synthase — MSLRCVQCGSKFPLYPSKIKCDKCEGPLEYDGGLSRNSKVKFSGQLRFWRYKPLLPPVRHMVSLGEGGTPLHKAERLAKSIGLKELYLKDETRNPTNSYRDRAAALLISNAIDLHHTAVVCASNGNMGASLSAYSAKAGLTCHVIVPKLVDVGKLAQMLAYDAVIEEFGELLDDSIRKAQALAKETGWYQATAELNPLSIEAQKTISYEISEQLGVPDWLIVSIGSGGTIYSLWKGFKELKQLGIIKSLPKMVGVQPEGCASIVKTLTEKRAKVEKARNPSTRALAILVAEPLQGELAIKALRESNGLALTVSDAEIFAAELQIAKLEGIFAEPASSTTIAALKKLVEEGKISKTDNVVSLITGSGLKATDVLQALTKKQKTAVLGLELSTKEKILRALYEKDTYGYDLWKKLGKTMTRAAIYQHLNELSEKGLITGYEKERKRFFKITQRGKKVLHVIDAVKLLL; from the coding sequence ATGAGCCTCCGATGCGTCCAGTGTGGTTCAAAATTCCCACTCTACCCATCAAAAATTAAGTGCGACAAATGCGAAGGACCATTAGAATACGACGGTGGCTTATCTAGAAATAGTAAAGTCAAATTTTCCGGGCAATTACGTTTTTGGAGATACAAGCCTCTGCTTCCACCAGTACGGCACATGGTAAGCCTCGGCGAGGGCGGAACACCGCTGCACAAAGCAGAGAGACTTGCCAAAAGCATAGGATTGAAAGAGTTATATTTGAAAGATGAAACCCGCAACCCAACAAACTCCTACAGAGACCGTGCAGCCGCTCTCCTCATATCCAACGCCATAGACCTCCATCATACAGCGGTAGTCTGCGCATCCAACGGAAACATGGGCGCCTCTCTATCTGCTTACTCTGCAAAGGCAGGATTAACATGCCATGTGATAGTACCTAAGCTAGTTGATGTCGGAAAACTAGCCCAAATGCTTGCTTACGACGCAGTTATTGAAGAATTCGGCGAACTCCTTGACGATTCCATACGCAAAGCCCAAGCTTTAGCCAAGGAGACCGGTTGGTATCAAGCTACAGCGGAGCTGAATCCTCTTTCAATTGAAGCTCAGAAAACAATTTCCTATGAAATATCTGAGCAGTTGGGCGTTCCAGATTGGCTCATTGTATCTATAGGAAGTGGTGGAACCATCTACTCACTCTGGAAAGGGTTTAAAGAGCTTAAACAACTTGGAATAATAAAATCCTTGCCTAAAATGGTCGGCGTCCAACCAGAAGGTTGCGCATCTATAGTTAAAACATTAACAGAAAAGCGTGCCAAAGTTGAGAAAGCACGAAATCCATCCACTCGTGCACTAGCTATTTTAGTAGCAGAACCGTTGCAAGGAGAATTAGCAATAAAAGCCTTAAGGGAATCGAATGGTTTAGCCTTGACCGTTTCGGACGCAGAAATTTTTGCAGCAGAGCTTCAAATAGCCAAATTAGAAGGAATTTTTGCAGAACCAGCAAGCTCCACTACAATCGCAGCATTGAAAAAACTCGTTGAAGAAGGAAAAATAAGCAAAACAGACAATGTTGTATCCTTAATTACAGGAAGCGGACTCAAAGCCACAGACGTGCTCCAAGCATTGACCAAAAAACAAAAAACAGCGGTCCTCGGCTTAGAACTGAGCACAAAGGAGAAAATATTGCGAGCCCTTTACGAGAAAGACACGTACGGTTATGATTTGTGGAAAAAGTTAGGCAAAACAATGACAAGAGCAGCAATCTATCAACACCTCAACGAGCTTTCCGAAAAAGGATTAATAACTGGCTACGAAAAAGAAAGGAAGAGATTTTTTAAAATAACGCAACGAGGCAAAAAAGTTTTACATGTAATAGATGCTGTGAAACTTCTGCTTTGA
- a CDS encoding ATP-dependent DNA ligase → MSTSFKALAELGEKLEATTKRLEMIDLVSDFLKNLEPQEVEPAISMLLGRAFPKWSPRTPEVSWATLSGIIKRIAGIEWSVFSEAFRKTGDVGSATKIVFEESKVKRQATLFERTLTILEVRRSLESIAEVSGYGSREKKERLIESLLSLASPLEAKYLIRIFISGMRTGFYEGLMEQAVSKAFQIPLEAVQKASMTLGDIGEVAAIAKTEGKEGLTKISFKVFRPVSLMLAQMAKDIAEALKEHGGKTAFEYKLDGARVQIHKLGDDVRIFSRRLTDVTESLPEIVEMTRKNVSTKEVILEGEVIAVDASGNPIPFQHLMRRFRRVHAVEDMTEKLPVKLYLFDILYLNGESLITLPYLRRRQILTENAGEIPLTKQLITDKTEEAERFLKEAIDAGHEGLMAKKPDSPYTPGIRGKRWLKIKPVLEPLDLAIVAAEYGYGRRREWLSDYYLAARDTESGEFLTVGKTFKGLTDEEFAEITRRLKELAVKKERGRVVVVPKIVVEVTYNEIQKSPKYKCGMALRFARINRIRYDKAPEEADTIQKVREIYERQFLKKGRYKAE, encoded by the coding sequence ATGTCTACCTCCTTCAAGGCTTTGGCTGAATTGGGCGAAAAACTAGAAGCCACAACCAAAAGGCTTGAAATGATAGACCTTGTCTCGGATTTTCTGAAGAATCTCGAGCCACAAGAAGTTGAGCCTGCGATATCTATGCTTTTGGGCAGGGCTTTTCCGAAATGGAGTCCGCGGACACCGGAGGTTAGCTGGGCAACTTTGAGCGGTATAATAAAGCGCATCGCCGGCATTGAATGGAGTGTTTTTTCTGAAGCTTTCCGTAAGACTGGCGATGTAGGTTCAGCTACGAAAATTGTTTTTGAAGAGAGTAAGGTTAAGAGGCAAGCGACTCTTTTTGAAAGAACATTAACTATTTTAGAGGTTAGGCGCAGTTTAGAATCCATTGCTGAAGTTTCTGGGTATGGTTCAAGAGAGAAGAAGGAACGCTTAATAGAATCGTTGCTGAGTTTAGCTTCGCCTCTGGAAGCTAAATATTTGATTAGAATCTTCATAAGTGGAATGCGGACTGGCTTTTATGAAGGGTTAATGGAGCAGGCAGTTTCGAAGGCTTTTCAGATTCCGCTTGAGGCTGTGCAGAAGGCAAGCATGACTTTGGGCGATATTGGAGAAGTTGCTGCAATAGCCAAGACTGAAGGGAAAGAAGGTTTAACGAAAATTAGCTTTAAAGTTTTCAGACCCGTAAGCTTAATGTTGGCTCAGATGGCGAAGGACATTGCTGAGGCTTTGAAGGAGCATGGTGGCAAAACAGCTTTTGAGTACAAGTTGGACGGCGCCAGAGTGCAGATTCACAAGCTTGGTGATGATGTAAGAATTTTTAGTCGTAGATTAACAGACGTAACCGAAAGCTTGCCCGAAATAGTTGAAATGACGAGAAAGAACGTTAGCACAAAAGAAGTGATATTGGAGGGTGAAGTGATTGCTGTTGATGCAAGTGGCAATCCTATTCCTTTTCAACATTTAATGCGAAGGTTCAGGCGAGTCCACGCGGTTGAGGATATGACTGAAAAGCTTCCAGTCAAACTTTACCTCTTTGACATTCTATATCTCAATGGAGAAAGCTTAATCACTCTTCCTTATCTGCGACGAAGACAAATTTTAACCGAAAACGCTGGCGAAATACCATTAACAAAACAGTTAATCACCGACAAAACTGAAGAAGCTGAACGTTTTCTTAAAGAGGCAATAGACGCTGGACATGAAGGGTTGATGGCAAAGAAACCCGACAGCCCCTACACGCCTGGGATTCGTGGAAAACGGTGGCTAAAGATAAAGCCTGTTCTTGAACCTTTAGATTTGGCTATTGTTGCGGCTGAGTATGGTTATGGCAGAAGGCGTGAGTGGCTTTCAGATTATTATTTGGCGGCGCGGGATACTGAAAGTGGCGAGTTTTTGACTGTGGGTAAAACGTTTAAGGGCTTGACGGACGAGGAGTTTGCTGAAATAACTAGGCGACTTAAGGAGTTAGCCGTGAAGAAAGAGCGTGGTAGAGTGGTTGTTGTTCCAAAGATAGTTGTTGAAGTAACATATAATGAGATTCAGAAAAGTCCAAAGTACAAGTGTGGCATGGCTTTGCGTTTTGCGCGGATAAACCGCATAAGATATGACAAGGCTCCAGAAGAAGCAGACACAATACAGAAAGTTAGAGAAATTTATGAGAGGCAGTTTTTGAAAAAAGGCAGATATAAGGCTGAATGA